CCGCTGGTTCCCGGCGCGCACAAGGTGCCGAACACCAACATCTACCGCGCCCCGATCTACGGCGACGACCCCGAGGCCTTCGGCCGCTGGTGCGCCGACCAGATCGAGCAGGAGATCCTGTTCGAGGGCGCCGACACCGTCGCCGCCGTCTTCCTGGAGCCGGTGCAGAACGCCGGTGGCTGCTTCCCGCCGCCGCCCGGGTACTTCCAGCGGGTCCGCGAGATCTGCGACGAGTACGACGTACTGCTGGTCTCCGACGAGACGATCTGCGCCTTCGGCCGTCTGGGCACGATGTTCGCCTGTGACAAGTTCGGCTACGTGCCGGACATGATCACCTGCGCCAAGGGCATGACCTCGGGCTACTCCCCGATCGGTGCCTGCATCATCTCGGACAAGCTCGCCGAGCCGTTCTACAAGGGTGACAACACCTTCCTGCACGGCTACACCTTCGGCGGACACCCGGTGTCCTCGGCGGTGGCGATCGCCAACCTCGACATCTTCGACAAGGAAGGCCTCAACCAGCACGTGCTGGACAACGAGGACGCCTTCCGCTCGACGCTGGAGAAGCTGCACGATCTGCCGATCGTCGGCGACGTCCGCGGCAACGGCTACTTCTACGGCATCGAGCTCGTCAAGGACAAGGTCACCAAGGAGTCCTTCACGGACGAGGAGACGGAGCGCGTGCTCTACGGCTTCCTCTCCAAGGCCCTGTTCGACGCCGGCCTGTACTGCCGCGCCGACGACCGCGGTGACCCGGTCATCCAGCTGGCCCCGCCGCTGATCGCGGACCAGGGCACCTTCGACGAGATCGAAGGCATCCTGCGCTCGGTGCTCACCGAGGCGTGGACCAAGCTGTAAATAGTCCGAACCACACGGCCCGGATCCCCCGTTCGAGTGAGAACGCGGGGGTCCGGGCCGTGTGCTGTCACCATCCAAGACGTTCATCTCTTTACATCTCAGTGCGGCGCCAGTGACCGAAAGGGCTCCGCTTCGTTCCCCCGGACGGAGGTGTACGCCATGGTGGCTCCACCGGACAATGCCCCGCCTGACAATGACGTCCTGTGGGCACGGTCCCTTCACTACTCCCACTGGGGGTCCCCCCGGACGAAGTCCGGGGGAGGTTCCCCCGGCCTCGTCGGGGTCTCCCTGGGAGTCCGCCAGGGAGAGATCCTGGCCCTGACCGGCCCCCGGGGCTGCGGCAAGACCACCCTGCTGCGCTGCCTCTCCGGACAGCTGCGACCGGAGCAGGGCGAGGTGTGGTTCAACAGCGTCCCCGTCCACACCATGGGCGCGCCGGCCCGCGAACGGCTGCGCCGCGACCGGTTCGGCTGGATCGGCCCCGAACCGCAGCTGCTGCCCGAGCTGAAGGTCTGGGAGAACGCCGCCCTGCCCCTGCTGCTCGCCGGCGCCTCCCACCGCAGTGCCAAGCACGCCGCCTGCGAATGGCTGGACCGCCTCGACATCGGCGGCTTCGCACGCAAACGGCCCGCCGCCCTGAGCCGGGCCGAGTCCCAGCGGGTGGCGCTCGCCCGGGCCCTCGTCAACCAGCCCGCGGTGATCTTCGCCGACGAGCCCACCGCCCCGCTGCACCGTGCCGAGCGCTCCCTGCTGCTCCGTACGCTGACCACCGCGGCCCGCTCCCACGAGATCACCGTGCTCCTGGCCACCCACGACGAGGAGTGCGCCGCCGTCGCGGACCGCCGTCTGGCCCTGCTCGACGGCCGCTGGGCCTCGGCCGCGGCAGCCGTCTCCTCCCCTGGCCCCGAGGCATCGGAGGGCCAGGCCGCGTGCTCGCTCTCCGCCTAGCCCGCGGCTCCCGGCCCATGGTCCAGCTGCGCCGGCTCCTCGTCGCGGCCGCCTCAGCCGGCAGCGGGTTCCTGCTGCTGTACGTACTCGAAGGTGCCGTGGCCCGGCCCGCCGGATCGTTCCCTCGCCTGCTGTGGGCACTGGTCCCGCTCGCCGCCACCGTCCACTTCGCCGTCGCCGTCGCCCGTACCGACCCCGCGACCCGGCCCCGCGAAGGGCTGGACGCGGCCGGGCTGGGACCCGTAAGGCTCATCCTGGTCGCGGTGATTTCCACCGCCGTCGCCTGCACCCTCGGCAGCGCCCTCGCCCTGGGCGCCTTCCTCCACCTGCGCGGGGACCTGGCCGGGCTGCCGTTCGACGGCGCCGGGGCCCGGCTCCTCCACGCCGACCAGCCGCTGCCCGTCGCCGCCGCCCTCACCCTGCTGGCCCTGATTCCGCTCACCGCTTCCGCCGCGACCGCCCTCACCCTGCGCCCCCGGCCGCCCATGGCCCCGCAGACCGGGCTGCCCTGGGGCATCGCCCTGACCGCCTGCGGGCTCGCGGTCCTGGCGTACGCGGGCCGCAGCGGCACCGGGATGCTGACCGGCTGGTCGCTGACCGCGATCGGACTCGCCCTCGCCGGACCCGGCCTCGCCTATGCCTGCGGTTCCCTCGTCCAGGCCGCCCGCCCCGGAGCGCTCCGGCTGCTGGCCGGGCGGGCCCTGCAGGAGGAGGCGCCCCGGCTCGGCCCGCCGCTCGGGGTGCTGTGCGCGGTCGGCGCGGGCGCCCTCACCGCCCTGGCCCTGCGCGACCGGGGCGGGCTGCTCGTGCCGCTCGGCCCGCTGACCTGGCCGGCCGCCGCCCTGGTGGCCGGGTGCGCGGCCGCGACCCTTCTCACATCCGCGGTGGAGGCCCGCCAGAGCCGGGCCCCCGGCCGCGAGGCGCTGACCGACCTGGGCGCTCCGGCCAAGGTCCTGCGTACGGCGGCCGGTTTGCGGGCCTCCGCGCTCGTGGCCCTGTGCGTACCGCTCTGCTGGGGTGTGGCGCAGCTGACGTCCCTGGCGCTGACCCGCTGACGCGGGCAGCCCTTAGGGTGGGCCGAATGGTCAACGCAGACATCGAGATCGAGACGCTCGCCGAATTCGACCAGGTCGTGGCCCGCGGCTCGCTCAGCGGCTACCGGATCCAGTCGGTCAACCTGCTGGAGCGGACCTTCGCGCTGCTGTCCGCCGACACCTCGGCGGCCGTGTTCCTGGGCTGCGCGATGGAGCCCGACGCCTCCGTGAAGGTCCGCGCCGACGGCGCGCTCGTCTTCCCGCCCGTCCCGGACCTGCCCTTCAATCCGTACCGGGGGCTGCTCTACACCCCCGAGGAGCTCTTCTCCGGGCTGCCCGACGGGTACGAGACCACCCCGGACGCCCAGACGTACGCCTGGTTCCAGGAGACCAAGGCCGACGGGGACGTCTTCTCCTCGATGCTGCGCTCCGTCCACGACGACGCGATCTCCGACGCCCTCGACGAACACCTCGACGGCGCCCGGGTCGTCGGCGTGATGGGCGGCCACGCCATGTCCCGCGGCGGTCCCGAGTACCGGGCCGCGGCCGAGCTCGGCCGGGCGCTGACCCGGTCCGGGCTGACGGTGGCGACCGGCGGCGGACCGGGCGCGATGGAGGCCGCCAACCTCGGCGCCTACCTCGCCCCGGTCGCCGACGAGGCCCTCCCGGAGGCCCTGGAACTGCTGGCCAAGGCCCCCTCCTTCGCACCGTCGGTGTCCGACTGGGCCCGGGCGGCGTTCGCCGTACGGGACCGCTGGCCCGGCGGCGGCGACTCGGTCGGCATCCCGACCTGGTTCTACGGGCACGAGCCGCCGAACGCGTTCGCCGCGCACATCGGCAAGTACTTCGCGAACGCCACCCGGGAGGACGGTCTGCTGGACCGCTCCAACGCGGGCGTGGTCTTCCTGCCGGGCGCGGCGGGCACCGTCCAGGAGGTCTTCGACAGCGCGACTCCGAACTACTACGAGTCGCGGGGCGAGCCGGCCCCGATGGTGCTGGTCGACCGGGCGCACTGGACCGAGCACCTCCCGGTGTGGCCGCTGCTCCAGGCCCTGGCGCGCGGCCGTTCGATGGAGTCGCGGATCGCCATCGTCGACTCGGTGGACGAGGTACCGGACGTCCTCGCGTCAATGAACTGAGTGCCGGAAGCAACTTCGCGGCCCGTTCCCACGTCTGGCAGAGGTACCGCAATACCTGCCAGACGTGAACGGAGCCTTTTGTGCTCATAGGCCTGCTGACCGCTGTCGCGGCGTCCATCTGCTACGGCACGGGATCCGTGCTGCAAGCCGTCGGATCGCGCCGCGCGGCCCGGATGTCCCCGTCCGCCGCCGGGGTGACCGCCCACGGCGGCCCCAATCTGTCGTCCACCGCGAAAGCGGCGATGACCTGGGAATTCATCGTCGGCACGATCCTGGACTTCGTGGGCTTCGGCCTCGGCGCCCTGGCCGCGCGCCTGCTCCCCCTCTTCCTCTCGCAGACGGTGATCAGCGCCAACCTGGTGATCACGGCCGTGCTGAGCGTGAAACTGCTCGGCATCCGGCTGAGCCGGAAGGAATGGACCTCGATCGGGGTCGTCTGCACGGCGCTGGTCCTGCTGGCGACGGCGGCGGGCCACGAGGGCGGTCACCACGCTCCGATGGCCACCCACTGGTGGCTGCTGGGGATCACCCTGCTGCTGATGGTGGGGGGCACCGTGGCCGTACGCCTCCTGGGCGGCGGCGCCGCGATCCTGGCGGGCCTGCTGTCGGGCCTGGGCTTCGGCGCGCTGGGCGTCGGCGTCCGGATCCTCAACGGGGTCGACCCCTTCGACCTCGGCACCCTCCTGTCCGACCCGGCTCTCTACGCCATCCTGGTGGCGGGCTTCGGCGGCATGTACCTGCACACGGTCGCCCTCCAGATCGGCTCGGTGAACGGCGCCACGGCGGCGCTGGTCGTCGGCGAGACGGTCCTCCCCGGCGCGATCGGCGTCCTGTGGCTCGGCGACGCGTCCCGCCCGGGGCTCGCGTGGCTGGCGGTCCTCGGCTTCGTCCTCGCCGTGACCGGTGCGGTCGCCGTCGCCTGGTACGGCAAGCACGAGGGCTCCGATCCGGAGATGGAAGCCAAGGTCCCGGCGACCGTCGGGTAGCCCGGGGCCCGGGGCGCTCCTCTTCACCCGCTCCCCTTCACCCGCTCGCGCTCCCCCGGTGGCGTACGCCAGGCGGCTGCCGCTTGCTGGACGGGGGAGAAAGCGAGGAGCCCCCATGGCCCCCACGGACAGCACGACCGCCCGGCTGTACACGCCCCGGGCCGCCGGGGCGGCCGGCATCGCCTTCGCCGTCCTGCTGGCGGCGGCGATCGTGCTGATGCGGATCGCGATCCCCTCGGGCGACGGCGCGAAGGCGGCGATCGATCCGGGCGACCGCTGGGCGGTGCGGCTGGCCCTGGAGATCGTGCCCTTCGCCGGGATCGCGTTCCTGTGGTTCATGGGCGCGCTGCGCGCACACGTCGGGGAGGCCGAGGACAGGTTCTTCTCCACCGTCTTCCTCGGCAGCGGGCTCATCTGCGTCGCCACCCTGTTCGTCGCCGCCGGGGCGGCCGGAACCGTGCTGGTGGAGAACCCGCCCTCCGACTTCGGCCGCGAGTACGCGTACACGGTCCTCGCGACCTACTCGATGCGGATGGCGGCCGTCTTCGTCCTCGCGACCTCGACGATCGGGCGCAAGCTCGGCGTCTTCCCCAAGCCGCTGGCCCTGCTGGGAACCCTCGTCGGCCTGGTCCTGATCGTGGTGGGGTCGAGCGTGCCCTGGTCCGAGCTCGTCTTCCCGGCCTGGGCCCTCGTCGTCGGCATCCACATCCTCCGCTCCCGGGTCCAGTCTCAGCCCTGACCTGCGGTCTCATCGCCCCGCAGGACGGGCCGGGCTACCGCGTGCATGCTGGATGAGGAAGGGGAACGGGGGGTCGGGGGAGCTCGGGGACGACGGGGAGGATCGAGCCACCGAAAGGCTGATGCCTCATGAGGCTTGTCGTCGACCTCAATCGCTGCCAGGGGTACGCACAGTGCGCGTTCCTCGCCCCGGACGTCTTCGCCATGCACGGCGACGAGTCACTTCTCTACAACCCGCAGCCCGACGAGGAGCACCGCGAGAACGTCGTCCGCGCCGTCCACGCCTGCCCTGTCAGGGCCATCCTGCTGGACGCGATGAACGGGTCCCTGTCGAGTGCGGAGGCGCGTGGTGAGCGGTGACTCAGCCCTGGAGCG
This genomic window from Streptomyces sp. NBC_01351 contains:
- a CDS encoding ABC transporter ATP-binding protein encodes the protein MVAPPDNAPPDNDVLWARSLHYSHWGSPRTKSGGGSPGLVGVSLGVRQGEILALTGPRGCGKTTLLRCLSGQLRPEQGEVWFNSVPVHTMGAPARERLRRDRFGWIGPEPQLLPELKVWENAALPLLLAGASHRSAKHAACEWLDRLDIGGFARKRPAALSRAESQRVALARALVNQPAVIFADEPTAPLHRAERSLLLRTLTTAARSHEITVLLATHDEECAAVADRRLALLDGRWASAAAAVSSPGPEASEGQAACSLSA
- a CDS encoding ferredoxin, whose protein sequence is MRLVVDLNRCQGYAQCAFLAPDVFAMHGDESLLYNPQPDEEHRENVVRAVHACPVRAILLDAMNGSLSSAEARGER
- a CDS encoding LOG family protein, producing MVNADIEIETLAEFDQVVARGSLSGYRIQSVNLLERTFALLSADTSAAVFLGCAMEPDASVKVRADGALVFPPVPDLPFNPYRGLLYTPEELFSGLPDGYETTPDAQTYAWFQETKADGDVFSSMLRSVHDDAISDALDEHLDGARVVGVMGGHAMSRGGPEYRAAAELGRALTRSGLTVATGGGPGAMEAANLGAYLAPVADEALPEALELLAKAPSFAPSVSDWARAAFAVRDRWPGGGDSVGIPTWFYGHEPPNAFAAHIGKYFANATREDGLLDRSNAGVVFLPGAAGTVQEVFDSATPNYYESRGEPAPMVLVDRAHWTEHLPVWPLLQALARGRSMESRIAIVDSVDEVPDVLASMN
- a CDS encoding aspartate aminotransferase family protein, producing the protein MSQDLSKTAYDHLWMHFTRMSSYENAPVPTIVRGEGTYIWDDKGKRYLDGLAGLFVVNAGHGRKELAEVAYKQAQELAFFPIWSYAHPKAVELAQRLADYAPGDLNKVFFTTGGGEAVETAWKLAKQYFKLQGKHTKYKVISRAVAYHGTPQGALSITGLPALKAPFEPLVPGAHKVPNTNIYRAPIYGDDPEAFGRWCADQIEQEILFEGADTVAAVFLEPVQNAGGCFPPPPGYFQRVREICDEYDVLLVSDETICAFGRLGTMFACDKFGYVPDMITCAKGMTSGYSPIGACIISDKLAEPFYKGDNTFLHGYTFGGHPVSSAVAIANLDIFDKEGLNQHVLDNEDAFRSTLEKLHDLPIVGDVRGNGYFYGIELVKDKVTKESFTDEETERVLYGFLSKALFDAGLYCRADDRGDPVIQLAPPLIADQGTFDEIEGILRSVLTEAWTKL